A window of Chitinophagales bacterium contains these coding sequences:
- the nuoK gene encoding NADH-quinone oxidoreductase subunit NuoK — MEINYYIFLSLALFAIGITGVLTRRNAIIIFMCIELMLNAVNLLLVAFSKMHHLKAAAGAVTAGTEGQLFVFFIMVVAAAEVAVGLAIIVMMYRNIHSVDVNFLNRLKN, encoded by the coding sequence ATGGAGATCAACTATTACATATTCCTGTCACTTGCCCTTTTTGCCATTGGCATTACCGGGGTATTGACACGACGCAATGCCATCATCATCTTCATGTGTATTGAGCTTATGCTCAATGCGGTCAATTTGCTGTTGGTTGCCTTTTCAAAAATGCACCACCTCAAAGCTGCGGCAGGGGCTGTAACAGCCGGAACAGAGGGGCAGCTCTTCGTGTTTTTTATCATGGTGGTGGCTGCAGCAGAAGTGGCGGTTGGATTGGCGATCATTGTGATGATGTACCGGAACATCCATTCGGTGGATGTCAACTTTTTAAACAGGCTGAAAAATTAA
- a CDS encoding NADH-quinone oxidoreductase subunit J, giving the protein MNITTILFWFLTALALLSALMMITRKNPIYSVIWLIMTFFSISGHYLLLNAQFLAVVNIIVYAGAIMVLFLYVLMLMDLKKDSEPRKNKLVKLAGAVAGGTLLLVLVAALKDIDIKMDKAQTGYGDIGLIENLGKALFNEYVIPFEVSSILFLSAMVGAVVIGKKD; this is encoded by the coding sequence ATGAACATAACTACAATACTATTTTGGTTTCTTACCGCGCTGGCGTTGCTCAGTGCGTTGATGATGATCACCCGAAAGAACCCCATCTATAGTGTGATCTGGTTGATCATGACCTTTTTCTCCATTTCCGGACACTATCTCTTACTCAACGCCCAGTTCCTCGCGGTGGTGAATATTATTGTTTACGCGGGAGCCATCATGGTACTGTTCCTCTATGTACTGATGTTAATGGACCTGAAAAAAGATTCCGAGCCCCGTAAGAATAAGCTGGTGAAACTGGCCGGCGCGGTGGCAGGAGGTACCCTACTGCTCGTGCTCGTTGCTGCCCTAAAGGATATTGATATAAAAATGGATAAAGCCCAAACCGGGTATGGCGATATTGGATTGATCGAAAACCTGGGCAAGGCCCTCTTCAATGAATACGTGATACCCTTTGAGGTCAGTAGCATACTTTTTCTCAGCGCCATGGTAGGGGCTGTTGTCATCGGTAAAAAAGATTAA
- a CDS encoding NADH-quinone oxidoreductase subunit D has protein sequence MSHNIKLPEGSIEKQTITLNLGPTHPATHGVFQNILELDGERVVSAEQTVGYIHRAFEKIAERRPLYQITPLTDRLNYCSSPINNMGWHLTCEKLLGVKTPKRVDYLRVIVMELARIADHLICNSIVGVDTGAYTGFLYVMQYRELIYEIYEEVCGSRLTTNIGRIGGFERDFNDIAFQKIDKFLKEYPAVLKEFISLFERNRIFMERTQGSGGIGADRALNYGFTGPNLRAAGVDYDVRVHSPYSSYEDFDFTIPTGTTGDNFDRWQVRNQEMWESLSIIEQALRKIQDLKGEEATLYHADAPAYYLPEKKDVYTKMEALIYHFKIIMGESEMPSGEVYQSVEGANGELGFYLISDGGRAPFRLHFRRPCFVYYQSFEELVKGGMLSDAVITLSSLNLIAGEMDA, from the coding sequence ATGTCACACAATATTAAACTTCCGGAAGGAAGTATAGAGAAACAGACGATCACCCTCAATCTGGGGCCCACCCACCCGGCCACCCATGGTGTGTTTCAGAATATTCTGGAACTGGATGGGGAGCGTGTCGTTTCTGCTGAGCAAACGGTAGGGTATATCCACCGGGCCTTTGAAAAGATCGCTGAAAGAAGGCCACTCTACCAGATCACCCCACTTACCGATCGTTTGAACTATTGCAGCAGCCCCATCAACAATATGGGCTGGCACCTGACCTGCGAAAAATTATTAGGGGTTAAAACACCCAAGCGGGTAGATTACCTGCGCGTGATCGTGATGGAACTGGCGCGTATCGCCGACCACCTGATCTGTAACTCCATTGTAGGTGTGGATACGGGAGCCTATACCGGATTCCTGTATGTGATGCAATACCGCGAATTGATCTATGAGATTTATGAAGAGGTTTGCGGATCCCGGTTAACGACAAATATTGGGCGTATCGGTGGCTTCGAACGCGATTTCAACGATATCGCTTTCCAGAAGATCGATAAATTCCTGAAGGAATATCCGGCCGTTTTAAAAGAATTCATATCCCTGTTTGAGCGCAACCGCATTTTTATGGAGAGAACACAGGGATCAGGAGGTATTGGTGCTGACCGCGCCCTGAACTATGGGTTTACCGGACCCAACCTGCGCGCCGCTGGTGTGGATTATGATGTCCGGGTACATTCACCGTACAGCAGCTACGAAGATTTTGATTTCACCATACCCACCGGTACCACCGGAGATAATTTTGATCGTTGGCAGGTACGCAATCAGGAAATGTGGGAGTCGCTTTCGATCATTGAACAGGCCCTGCGTAAAATCCAGGACCTGAAAGGAGAGGAAGCTACCCTCTATCACGCAGATGCACCGGCCTATTATCTTCCGGAGAAAAAAGATGTGTACACGAAAATGGAGGCCCTGATCTATCACTTCAAGATCATCATGGGTGAAAGTGAAATGCCTTCAGGTGAAGTATACCAATCGGTGGAAGGAGCCAATGGAGAATTGGGCTTCTACCTGATCAGTGATGGCGGACGCGCACCATTCCGGTTGCATTTCCGTCGGCCCTGTTTTGTGTATTATCAATCGTTTGAAGAATTGGTGAAAGGCGGAATGTTAAGTGATGCCGTGATCACCCTGAGTAGTTTGAATTTGATCGCGGGGGAGATGGATGCGTAG
- the nuoF gene encoding NADH-quinone oxidoreductase subunit NuoF, with protein MGRKLLLDKAHVEGIRGYEVYRREGGYRSVEKALKTMNPDAVTEEVKKSGLRGRGGAGFPTGMKWSFLAKPEGVPRYLVVNADESEPGTFKDRYLMEFIPHLLIEGMIVSSFALGSNRSYIYIRGEYAWIVDILEQAIAEARNNGWLGKNILGTGFDCEIYVQRGAGAYICGEETALIESLEGKRGNPRIKPPFPAVKGLWDCPTVVNNVETIAAVVPIINEGGEEYAKIGVGRSTGTKLISACGNINKPGVYEIDMTISVEEFIYSDEYCGGIANGRRLKACIPGGSSVPILPANLLLKTAKGETRYMNYESLSDGGFATGSMMGSGGFIVMDEDQCVVKHTYTLARFYRHESCGQCSPCREGTGWMEKILLNIDQGKGKKSDIDLLWDIQRKIEGNTICPLGDAAAWPVAAAIRHFRDEFEWHVDNPADCLKRNYGLAGYANPLKLMEV; from the coding sequence ATGGGTCGAAAATTATTACTGGATAAAGCACATGTCGAAGGCATTCGGGGCTATGAAGTGTACCGCCGCGAAGGGGGGTACCGTAGCGTGGAGAAAGCATTGAAGACCATGAACCCGGATGCTGTTACCGAAGAAGTTAAGAAGAGTGGGTTGAGGGGACGTGGCGGGGCCGGTTTCCCTACGGGTATGAAATGGAGTTTTCTGGCCAAACCGGAAGGAGTTCCCCGTTATCTGGTGGTGAATGCCGATGAAAGTGAGCCTGGAACGTTTAAGGACCGATACCTGATGGAATTCATTCCCCATTTGCTGATCGAGGGAATGATCGTTTCTTCTTTTGCATTAGGATCGAATCGCTCTTATATCTATATCCGTGGAGAGTATGCGTGGATCGTGGACATTCTGGAGCAGGCGATTGCCGAAGCCCGAAACAATGGTTGGTTAGGAAAGAATATTTTGGGAACCGGATTTGATTGTGAGATATATGTTCAACGTGGTGCCGGTGCTTATATCTGTGGGGAAGAAACAGCTTTGATCGAATCACTCGAAGGAAAAAGAGGTAATCCACGGATCAAACCACCCTTCCCGGCCGTAAAAGGATTGTGGGATTGTCCGACTGTGGTAAACAATGTGGAGACCATTGCAGCGGTTGTACCCATCATCAACGAAGGGGGCGAGGAATATGCCAAGATCGGGGTAGGTCGTTCCACCGGGACCAAACTTATTTCCGCCTGTGGCAATATCAATAAACCCGGGGTGTATGAGATCGATATGACGATCAGTGTAGAGGAATTTATCTATAGCGATGAATATTGTGGTGGTATCGCCAACGGAAGAAGGCTGAAAGCCTGTATCCCCGGTGGTTCCTCCGTACCTATTTTACCCGCGAACCTATTGTTAAAGACCGCCAAAGGCGAAACAAGGTATATGAACTATGAGAGCCTGTCGGATGGTGGCTTTGCCACCGGTTCGATGATGGGTTCGGGTGGATTTATTGTGATGGATGAAGATCAATGTGTGGTAAAACATACCTATACCCTGGCCCGGTTCTATCGTCATGAAAGCTGTGGACAATGTAGCCCGTGCCGGGAGGGAACAGGTTGGATGGAGAAGATCTTATTGAATATTGATCAGGGAAAAGGAAAGAAGAGTGATATTGATCTGTTGTGGGATATTCAACGTAAGATCGAAGGAAATACGATTTGTCCGTTGGGAGATGCGGCTGCCTGGCCGGTAGCGGCAGCCATAAGACATTTCAGGGATGAGTTTGAGTGGCATGTGGATAATCCGGCAGATTGTTTGAAGAGAAATTATGGATTGGCGGGTTATGCTAATCCGTTGAAGTTGATGGAAGTTTAG
- a CDS encoding nuclear transport factor 2 family protein has protein sequence MRRLLTILPLFLLISGYAQNKEEIKVLANTRLLHQTVFGTKDSLVLEKLFSSVVSYGHSSGKVENRQEAIRGIVRNRTIYQDLQIEGIQVQIEGTTAVTRHVMTATELTPDNQQRILKLMVVLVWTKQKKEWKLMARQAVKV, from the coding sequence ATGCGCAGATTATTAACCATATTGCCTTTATTCCTTTTGATCAGCGGTTACGCGCAGAATAAAGAAGAGATCAAAGTATTGGCCAATACCAGGCTCCTGCACCAGACTGTTTTTGGTACAAAGGATAGCCTTGTATTGGAAAAATTATTTAGCTCTGTTGTTTCGTATGGACATTCCAGCGGAAAAGTAGAAAACAGACAGGAAGCGATCCGGGGGATTGTGCGTAACCGAACCATATACCAGGACCTCCAGATCGAAGGGATTCAGGTACAGATAGAAGGGACAACGGCGGTTACACGCCATGTGATGACAGCTACGGAATTGACACCGGATAACCAGCAAAGAATCCTGAAACTGATGGTCGTGCTGGTCTGGACAAAACAAAAGAAGGAGTGGAAATTAATGGCAAGACAGGCCGTCAAAGTATAA
- a CDS encoding GxxExxY protein, with amino-acid sequence MAENEMASMALDICFELHKKYGPGLFESVYEELFCYEWEKTGIPFKRQQGIPLIHEEVKLEVGFRADVILDNKVLLEFKSTEGFAEVHFKQVLTYLKLANIRLGLLINFNVVMLRTGIKRIANNL; translated from the coding sequence ATGGCAGAGAATGAAATGGCCTCTATGGCCCTGGATATCTGTTTTGAATTACATAAGAAATATGGTCCAGGACTTTTTGAGAGTGTTTACGAAGAGCTCTTTTGCTACGAATGGGAAAAAACAGGAATTCCTTTTAAAAGACAACAAGGTATTCCACTTATTCATGAAGAAGTGAAATTGGAAGTTGGCTTTAGGGCAGATGTGATATTGGATAATAAAGTGTTATTAGAATTTAAAAGTACCGAGGGATTTGCGGAGGTACATTTTAAACAAGTATTAACATACTTAAAATTGGCAAATATCCGACTTGGACTCTTGATTAATTTTAATGTAGTAATGTTAAGAACGGGAATAAAAAGAATCGCTAATAATTTGTAA
- the nuoH gene encoding NADH-quinone oxidoreductase subunit NuoH, with product MDLLTIPWLLLLEKAILILFIVTVCLVTAMYATWGERKVAAVIQDRLGPNRAGPFGLFQPLADGLKLFMKEEIIPNSAAKFLFVLGPGLAMVTALMTSAVIPWGATIDIAGRKVALQIADINVALLYSFAVVSMGVYGIMIGGWASNNKFSLLAGIRGASQMISYEIPMGLSVISLLMITGTLRLSGIVGQQAEGLFNWNIIYQPLGFFIFFVCALAECNRTPFDLPEAENELNFGYHQEYSSMKLGFYLFAEYINMFMSGVMMSTLYFGGYDIPFVNEAAWGDHWWVGLIGFGVLMTKALIFVFIFMWIRWTIPRFRYDQLMNLGWKNLIPLALINMLITALVVLWRN from the coding sequence ATGGACCTGTTGACGATTCCGTGGTTATTGTTACTGGAAAAAGCGATACTCATCCTTTTTATTGTAACCGTGTGCCTCGTTACAGCCATGTATGCTACCTGGGGTGAGCGTAAAGTAGCGGCTGTGATTCAGGACAGGCTGGGACCCAACCGGGCCGGACCGTTTGGACTGTTTCAACCCCTCGCCGATGGACTTAAATTATTCATGAAGGAAGAGATCATCCCCAATTCAGCCGCCAAGTTCCTTTTTGTACTTGGGCCCGGATTGGCCATGGTGACCGCCCTGATGACCAGTGCTGTGATTCCCTGGGGGGCCACCATTGATATTGCAGGCAGAAAGGTAGCTCTTCAGATCGCGGATATCAATGTGGCTTTGTTATATTCTTTTGCCGTGGTCAGTATGGGGGTATATGGTATCATGATCGGAGGATGGGCTTCCAATAATAAATTCTCTTTGCTTGCGGGTATTCGTGGTGCTTCCCAGATGATCTCCTATGAAATACCCATGGGATTATCCGTCATTTCCCTGCTGATGATAACAGGTACTTTACGCCTTAGCGGGATCGTGGGACAACAAGCGGAAGGCCTGTTCAATTGGAATATCATTTACCAACCCCTGGGCTTCTTCATCTTTTTTGTATGTGCCCTCGCGGAATGTAACCGGACGCCTTTTGACCTCCCCGAGGCAGAGAACGAATTGAACTTTGGTTATCATCAGGAATATTCCTCGATGAAACTTGGATTCTATCTTTTTGCAGAATACATCAACATGTTCATGAGCGGCGTCATGATGTCCACTCTGTACTTTGGTGGATATGATATACCCTTTGTAAATGAGGCCGCCTGGGGCGACCATTGGTGGGTAGGATTGATCGGATTTGGAGTATTGATGACCAAGGCCCTGATCTTTGTATTCATATTCATGTGGATCCGGTGGACGATTCCCCGTTTCCGGTATGATCAGTTGATGAACCTGGGATGGAAGAATTTGATCCCCCTTGCCCTGATCAATATGCTGATCACGGCACTGGTGGTATTATGGAGGAATTAG
- the nuoI gene encoding NADH-quinone oxidoreductase subunit NuoI, protein MNALTNRAKPVDRKPMTWVEKLYVWNIAKGMAVTFSHIFKRKPTIRYPEEKRSFSQVFRGLHILNRDEEGRERCTACGLCAVACPAEAITMEAAERQKGEENLYREEKYAAKYEINMLRCIFCGLCEEACPKDAIYLSQTFAPANYGRKGFIYGKDNLLIPHPKNDPEGFAKARGERQSVS, encoded by the coding sequence ATGAACGCGTTAACCAACAGAGCAAAACCCGTAGATCGCAAACCCATGACCTGGGTGGAAAAGCTCTATGTTTGGAATATCGCCAAAGGAATGGCTGTTACGTTTAGCCATATCTTCAAGCGAAAACCAACGATCCGGTATCCGGAAGAGAAACGAAGCTTTAGCCAGGTCTTTCGCGGGCTGCATATCCTGAACAGGGATGAGGAAGGAAGAGAGCGTTGTACAGCCTGTGGACTTTGCGCTGTGGCTTGTCCGGCGGAAGCGATCACGATGGAAGCCGCCGAAAGACAGAAAGGCGAAGAGAACCTGTACCGCGAAGAGAAATATGCAGCCAAATATGAGATCAACATGCTGCGCTGTATTTTCTGTGGCTTATGCGAGGAGGCCTGTCCAAAGGATGCGATCTATTTATCACAGACCTTTGCCCCGGCGAATTATGGTAGAAAAGGATTTATTTATGGGAAAGATAACCTGTTGATCCCCCATCCAAAAAATGACCCGGAGGGTTTTGCGAAAGCAAGAGGGGAAAGGCAGTCAGTCAGCTAA
- a CDS encoding (2Fe-2S)-binding protein, which yields MSEQLFKITIDNISIEVAPGTTILEAARKIGGDVTPPAMCYYSKLKGSGGKCRTCLVEVSKGSEKDPRPMPKLMASCRTTVMDGMEIKNITSERVQDARAGVVEFLLLNHPLDCPICDQAGECHLQDLGYEHGKEGTRYEFGRRTFEKHDLGPYIQLHMTRCILCYRCVYVADQLTAKREHGVLDRGDHAQIATQIEKALTNDFIGNVIDVCPVGALTDKTFRFKNRVWFTKPVNAHRECSKCCGKTQLWLRGEEVLRVTARKDQWGEVEDSTPGQTGWICNECRFEKKDLNDWVIEGPANISRHSVISANKYKTLVKPEETVAKVMGGRAPKLLMDIHDVSEVNDPSVDLSKINGPATGATFSKEKNKA from the coding sequence ATGTCTGAGCAACTATTTAAAATAACGATCGATAACATCTCCATTGAGGTGGCGCCAGGGACTACGATTCTTGAGGCGGCACGCAAGATCGGTGGGGATGTGACTCCGCCTGCGATGTGCTATTACAGCAAATTGAAAGGGAGCGGGGGAAAATGCCGTACCTGTCTGGTAGAAGTATCCAAAGGATCAGAAAAAGATCCGCGCCCCATGCCCAAACTGATGGCCAGTTGCCGTACCACGGTAATGGATGGTATGGAAATAAAAAACATTACTTCGGAAAGAGTGCAGGATGCACGTGCCGGCGTGGTCGAATTTCTTTTACTCAATCACCCGCTCGATTGCCCGATCTGTGATCAGGCCGGGGAATGTCACCTGCAAGACCTCGGGTATGAACACGGTAAAGAAGGCACACGCTATGAGTTTGGCCGCCGGACTTTTGAGAAACACGATCTCGGTCCCTATATCCAGCTCCATATGACACGCTGTATCCTTTGCTATCGTTGTGTGTATGTAGCTGATCAACTCACTGCCAAACGCGAACATGGTGTCCTCGACCGGGGTGACCATGCTCAGATCGCCACACAAATAGAGAAAGCACTGACCAACGATTTCATCGGGAATGTAATTGATGTTTGCCCTGTAGGTGCGTTGACCGATAAAACCTTCCGCTTTAAGAACCGGGTATGGTTTACCAAACCCGTGAATGCTCACCGTGAATGCAGCAAATGTTGTGGTAAAACTCAACTCTGGTTGCGTGGCGAAGAGGTATTGCGTGTCACCGCACGCAAGGATCAATGGGGAGAAGTGGAGGATTCCACACCGGGCCAAACCGGATGGATCTGTAACGAATGTCGGTTTGAGAAAAAAGACCTGAACGATTGGGTGATCGAAGGGCCGGCGAATATCAGCCGTCACTCCGTGATCTCGGCCAATAAATATAAGACCCTGGTGAAACCGGAAGAAACGGTGGCCAAAGTGATGGGAGGAAGGGCACCCAAATTATTGATGGATATTCATGACGTGAGCGAGGTGAATGATCCTTCGGTGGACCTGAGCAAGATCAATGGCCCTGCCACCGGAGCCACATTTTCAAAAGAAAAAAATAAAGCCTGA
- a CDS encoding NAD(P)H-dependent oxidoreductase subunit E, with the protein MQFSAHKLQEVQTIIARYPEGKQKSALIPVLHLAQEEFGGWLSSDTMDYVASLLSLEPIEVYEVATFYSMFNLKPVGKYLFEVCQTGPCMLRGSDGIVDYIYEKLGIRPGETTADGMFTLKTVECLGACGYAPMMQLGKHYREHLTKERVDQLIQECNNLTVAQN; encoded by the coding sequence ATGCAATTTTCAGCACATAAGTTACAGGAAGTACAAACGATCATTGCCCGCTATCCGGAAGGAAAGCAAAAAAGTGCGCTGATACCCGTGCTTCATCTGGCCCAGGAAGAATTTGGTGGCTGGCTAAGTTCGGATACCATGGACTACGTGGCCTCCTTGCTTTCGCTGGAGCCGATAGAGGTATATGAAGTAGCCACTTTTTACAGCATGTTCAACCTGAAACCGGTTGGAAAATACCTGTTCGAAGTTTGCCAGACCGGTCCTTGTATGTTGCGTGGCTCAGACGGTATCGTGGATTATATCTATGAAAAACTGGGTATCCGCCCGGGTGAAACCACCGCAGATGGTATGTTTACCCTGAAAACAGTGGAATGTCTGGGGGCTTGCGGATATGCTCCTATGATGCAGTTGGGGAAACATTACCGTGAACACCTGACCAAAGAAAGAGTGGATCAACTTATTCAGGAATGTAATAACCTGACTGTTGCCCAAAATTGA